From a single Mycolicibacterium moriokaense genomic region:
- the mycP gene encoding type VII secretion-associated serine protease mycosin — translation MSCPAAGAITPPQVDPAAVPPSGAAGPVQPMTQRSPCVVTGVLPGTEPGADEPNQAMLNLAAAWRYSRGDGQLVAVIDTGVRPGPRLPNVDPGGDFVEATDGLSDCDGHGTLVAGLIAGQPGADGFSGVAPGARILSIRSTSARFGPRTPGADQSTARVALDVATLARAIVRAVDLGARIINISAVTCLPANKAVDQTELGAALRYAAVQKDAVIIAAAGNNQTGLNPGSACPSNPLSDPSRPDDPRNWAGVTDISIPSWWQPYVLSVGSLNSLGGPSAFTAAGPWVGIAAPGENITSVGNADGGGLANALPDAQGDLFPLNSASFAAAYVSGVAALVRSRFPELTAAEVVDRLTAGAQGSARAPSNLTGAGLVDPVASLTWDVSAASDAGGDPEPKPIAAPPQPTPPDHTPRTIAFIGTGVLALIAAITAAVATHRRKTEAS, via the coding sequence ATGAGTTGCCCTGCGGCAGGGGCGATCACACCGCCACAGGTGGACCCCGCGGCGGTGCCGCCGTCGGGAGCCGCCGGACCCGTCCAGCCGATGACGCAACGCAGTCCCTGCGTCGTGACCGGTGTGCTGCCCGGAACCGAACCGGGTGCGGACGAACCGAACCAGGCCATGCTCAACCTCGCGGCCGCGTGGCGGTACAGCCGTGGTGACGGTCAACTCGTTGCGGTGATCGACACCGGTGTGCGGCCGGGACCTCGCCTGCCGAACGTCGACCCGGGCGGTGACTTCGTCGAGGCAACGGACGGACTCTCGGACTGCGACGGACACGGCACGCTGGTCGCCGGCCTGATCGCCGGACAGCCTGGCGCGGACGGCTTCTCCGGTGTCGCACCGGGCGCACGGATCCTGTCGATCCGTTCGACGTCGGCGCGGTTCGGGCCCCGCACCCCGGGAGCGGATCAGTCGACCGCGCGCGTCGCGCTCGATGTCGCGACCCTCGCCAGGGCGATCGTTCGCGCGGTCGACCTCGGCGCCCGCATCATCAACATCTCGGCGGTGACCTGCCTGCCCGCCAACAAGGCCGTCGACCAGACCGAGCTCGGCGCGGCCCTGCGATACGCGGCCGTGCAGAAGGACGCCGTCATCATCGCGGCGGCCGGAAACAACCAGACGGGCCTGAACCCGGGCTCGGCATGCCCGTCGAATCCGCTGTCGGACCCGAGCCGACCCGATGATCCACGCAACTGGGCGGGGGTGACAGACATTTCGATCCCGTCGTGGTGGCAGCCGTACGTGCTGTCGGTCGGCTCTCTCAATTCCTTGGGCGGACCGTCCGCGTTCACGGCGGCCGGGCCCTGGGTCGGTATCGCTGCGCCGGGCGAGAACATCACCTCGGTCGGCAACGCCGACGGCGGGGGCCTCGCGAACGCGTTGCCCGACGCGCAGGGGGACCTCTTCCCGCTCAACAGCGCGAGTTTCGCTGCGGCGTACGTCTCCGGCGTCGCGGCGTTGGTGCGCAGCCGATTCCCGGAGCTGACGGCCGCGGAGGTGGTCGACCGGCTGACGGCCGGTGCGCAGGGATCCGCCCGCGCACCGTCCAACCTGACCGGCGCCGGCCTTGTCGACCCGGTGGCGTCGTTGACGTGGGACGTCAGCGCCGCGAGCGACGCCGGCGGTGATCCGGAACCCAAACCGATCGCGGCGCCACCGCAACCAACACCGCCGGATCACACGCCGCGCACGATCGCGTTCATCGGCACGGGTGTGCTGGCTTTGATCGCTGCCATCACGGCGGCGGTCGCGACCCACAGACGAAAGACGGAGGCATCGTGA
- the eccD gene encoding type VII secretion integral membrane protein EccD: MASDSQLNGSTSLAAMPIVRVAVLAAGSPDEPGGGRVTDMALPTELPLREILPAVRRMALATEANDTDDTGLAPLSLAPIGGAPFSLDATLNTVGVVDGDLLALQPLPAGPPAPRIVEDIGDAAVIFSAAREKPWGTDHIQRGASLSVVALILIGTAFATVHRLTTGGYGGLFAASGIALATVLATLVAWGRSPKLATALSIAALVPIAAALGMAVPGGPSSSAVLLAAAGVTAWAIVSITVGERAIAVFTAVAVVGVGTLVTAGAAAIWQLNTVVIASILIVLALVVTVQAAQLSAAWARLPVPVIPAPGDPTPPSPSLKVLEDLPRRVRVSDSHQTGFIAGGVLLATTGALLLAGPPGVSYWAWYVVGAVALGAALRARVWDSAPCKAWLLGQPFLMAAAFLAVFAAEARYIEAWWALGALAALTAVFVFAALVPRVASPDTYSLPMRRLVGFLASGVDASLIPVLAYLVGLFAWVLNR; the protein is encoded by the coding sequence ATGGCGTCAGACAGTCAGTTGAACGGCAGTACCTCCCTCGCGGCGATGCCGATCGTCCGGGTCGCCGTGCTTGCCGCAGGCAGCCCGGACGAACCCGGCGGGGGCCGCGTCACCGATATGGCGCTGCCGACCGAGCTCCCGCTGCGCGAGATCCTGCCCGCCGTGCGCCGGATGGCGCTGGCCACCGAGGCGAACGACACCGACGACACCGGACTGGCGCCGCTGTCACTGGCACCCATCGGTGGTGCGCCGTTCAGCCTCGACGCCACGCTGAACACCGTCGGTGTTGTCGACGGCGATCTGCTTGCGCTGCAACCGCTTCCTGCCGGGCCGCCCGCGCCGCGGATCGTGGAGGACATCGGCGACGCGGCGGTCATCTTCTCAGCGGCGAGGGAAAAGCCGTGGGGCACCGACCACATTCAACGCGGCGCCAGCCTCTCCGTCGTCGCCCTGATCCTGATCGGCACTGCGTTCGCCACCGTGCACCGCCTAACAACCGGCGGTTACGGCGGGCTCTTCGCGGCAAGCGGCATCGCGCTGGCGACCGTGCTCGCCACCTTGGTTGCCTGGGGACGTTCGCCAAAGTTGGCGACGGCATTATCGATCGCCGCGTTGGTGCCGATCGCCGCGGCACTCGGAATGGCGGTACCCGGCGGGCCGTCATCGTCTGCGGTGTTACTCGCCGCGGCCGGGGTGACTGCATGGGCCATCGTCAGCATCACCGTCGGGGAACGAGCGATCGCAGTGTTCACCGCGGTCGCGGTCGTCGGAGTGGGCACGCTGGTGACCGCGGGCGCGGCCGCGATCTGGCAGCTGAACACCGTCGTCATCGCTTCGATACTGATCGTACTGGCGCTGGTGGTGACCGTGCAGGCCGCACAGCTGTCGGCGGCGTGGGCGCGGCTGCCGGTGCCGGTCATCCCCGCCCCCGGCGATCCCACGCCGCCCTCACCGTCGCTGAAGGTGCTCGAAGACCTCCCGCGGCGGGTGCGGGTCAGCGATTCGCACCAGACCGGATTCATCGCAGGCGGGGTGCTGCTGGCGACGACGGGTGCGCTGTTGCTCGCCGGGCCACCCGGTGTTTCGTACTGGGCGTGGTACGTCGTCGGTGCGGTGGCACTGGGCGCGGCGTTGCGGGCACGGGTGTGGGATTCCGCGCCGTGCAAGGCGTGGTTGCTCGGCCAGCCCTTCCTGATGGCGGCCGCGTTCCTCGCCGTGTTCGCCGCGGAAGCCCGCTATATCGAGGCGTGGTGGGCGCTGGGCGCACTGGCGGCGCTGACGGCGGTGTTCGTGTTCGCGGCGCTGGTTCCGCGGGTCGCATCGCCGGACACCTACTCGCTGCCGATGCGCCGTCTTGTCGGGTTCCTGGCCTCCGGTGTCGACGCCTCGCTGATTCCGGTGCTGGCGTATCTCGTCGGGCTGTTCGCCTGGGTGTTGAATCGATGA
- a CDS encoding ESX secretion-associated protein EspG, producing the protein MAANAVELTAEQAWFVADALGAGNFPWVLAITPPFSDHAERAEFTARLFGELTGLGVMTADGVIDPGVRQWITATCRARRWLELRFVRGSGTMLRGYVARAENRGDELTVALRSGGLVTFTALDIGDPQALVPILTAGLSGRSPAQFEEFTIPAQAGARADERLRDGAALDDVIEFLGIPATARAVVAAAYSSDRSYVEIVAGDHRDGHRVSTDVGVSVVDTREGRVLVSPWKAFDGEWVSTFTAGTPLAIATAIERLTATLPDGPWFPDQKLTRDFNSDQRTEHLKWRQTVS; encoded by the coding sequence GTGGCCGCTAACGCAGTCGAGCTGACCGCGGAGCAGGCCTGGTTCGTCGCTGATGCGTTGGGCGCAGGCAACTTTCCCTGGGTGCTCGCTATCACGCCGCCGTTCAGCGATCACGCGGAGCGTGCGGAGTTCACCGCCAGGCTGTTCGGGGAGCTGACGGGGCTGGGGGTGATGACCGCCGACGGGGTCATCGATCCCGGTGTCCGCCAATGGATCACTGCGACATGCCGGGCACGACGCTGGCTCGAACTCAGATTCGTCAGGGGATCGGGAACCATGCTGCGCGGGTACGTCGCGCGCGCTGAGAACCGGGGCGACGAGCTCACCGTCGCGCTGCGAAGCGGCGGACTGGTCACGTTCACCGCGCTGGACATCGGGGATCCGCAGGCGCTGGTGCCCATCCTGACGGCGGGCCTGTCCGGACGGTCACCGGCGCAGTTCGAGGAGTTCACCATTCCCGCGCAGGCCGGAGCGCGTGCCGATGAGCGGCTGCGCGACGGAGCGGCACTCGACGACGTGATCGAGTTCCTCGGAATCCCTGCGACAGCGCGAGCGGTGGTGGCCGCCGCGTATTCGTCCGACCGCAGCTATGTGGAGATCGTGGCGGGCGACCACCGCGACGGTCACCGCGTCAGTACGGACGTCGGCGTCAGCGTCGTCGACACCCGCGAGGGTCGGGTGCTCGTATCCCCGTGGAAAGCCTTTGACGGGGAATGGGTGTCGACCTTCACCGCAGGCACACCACTGGCCATCGCCACCGCAATCGAGCGCCTCACCGCCACGTTGCCCGACGGGCCGTGGTTCCCCGACCAGAAGTTGACCCGAGATTTCAACTCGGACCAGAGAACGGAACACCTTAAATGGCGTCAGACAGTCAGTTGA
- a CDS encoding WXG100 family type VII secretion target, with protein sequence MSQIMYNYPAMLGHAGEMAGYAGAMHGVGADIASEQAALASAWQGDTGMSYQAWQAQWNTSLEELVRAYRAMAATHETNTMSMSARDAAEGAKWGG encoded by the coding sequence ATGTCGCAGATCATGTACAACTACCCGGCGATGCTGGGACACGCCGGCGAGATGGCCGGCTACGCGGGTGCCATGCACGGCGTCGGCGCGGACATCGCCAGCGAGCAGGCGGCGCTGGCGAGCGCCTGGCAGGGCGACACCGGCATGAGTTACCAGGCATGGCAGGCGCAATGGAACACCAGCCTCGAGGAGCTCGTGCGGGCCTATCGCGCGATGGCCGCCACCCACGAGACGAACACCATGTCGATGAGCGCCCGCGATGCGGCCGAAGGCGCCAAATGGGGTGGCTGA
- a CDS encoding type VII secretion protein EsxS: protein MSMLDAHIPQLVSSEAAFSAKAALMRSTMVQAEQAAQSAQAFHMGESSAAFQAAHARFIEVSAKINALLDIAQANIGDAAATYVAEDAAAASTYTAI from the coding sequence ATGAGCATGCTGGACGCGCACATCCCGCAGCTGGTCTCCTCCGAGGCGGCGTTCTCCGCTAAGGCGGCGCTGATGCGCAGCACCATGGTCCAGGCCGAGCAGGCGGCGCAATCGGCGCAGGCCTTCCACATGGGCGAGTCCTCCGCCGCGTTCCAGGCGGCGCACGCCCGGTTCATCGAGGTGTCCGCCAAGATCAACGCTCTGCTCGACATCGCGCAGGCCAACATCGGCGACGCCGCGGCCACCTACGTGGCCGAGGATGCCGCTGCGGCAAGCACTTACACCGCGATCTGA